One window of Desulfovibrio subterraneus genomic DNA carries:
- a CDS encoding cytochrome C oxidase subunit IV family protein, which produces MTEHHEEHHTVSYRFNTIIWGILLCLTAVTVIAAQFDFGFLNVVVALTIATVKAGLVILFFMHLKYEKPLFKIIVFITFFLLAIAIGFTFFDIGYRY; this is translated from the coding sequence ATGACAGAACATCATGAAGAGCATCATACCGTCTCATACCGCTTCAATACCATCATATGGGGCATTCTGCTGTGCCTTACCGCAGTTACCGTCATCGCGGCACAGTTCGACTTCGGATTTCTGAACGTTGTGGTTGCCCTGACCATTGCCACGGTCAAGGCAGGGCTGGTCATTCTGTTTTTCATGCACCTTAAGTATGAAAAACCCCTGTTCAAGATCATTGTGTTCATCACGTTTTTTCTGCTGGCCATAGCCATAGGGTTCACCTTCTTCGACATTGGCTACAGGTACTGA